In Labrus bergylta chromosome 1, fLabBer1.1, whole genome shotgun sequence, one genomic interval encodes:
- the arhgap10 gene encoding rho GTPase-activating protein 10 isoform X1: MGLHPLEFSECYLDSPSFREKIKAHEAELDKTNRFIKELYKDGKNLINATKQLGMAQRKFAQCLGEFQFEYIGDAKTDDERCIDESLQEFSSFLKNLEDQRELMMRNITETLMKPLEKFRKDHLGTARAERKKYEKETEKYYSSLEKLLNMSAKKKEPQLQEADFQVESMRQHFQEESLDYVCKLQEIQERKKFECVEPMLAFFQTVFTFYHQGFELAKDFDHYKRALQINIQNTRGRFEGTRSEVYELMKRIREAPQEYRQTSAISCEGYLYVQEKRPPPFGSSWVKRYSTFVKEQKILHMVTFDHRSGGKIGEKESVTLKSCVRKTTDMLDRRFCLELDITDRPGTVLTVQALSEDDHKFWIQAMGGKEPIGHYLGRTYSKERGIDAQLDEVGLSFVKNSISAIETRGINDQGLYRVVGVSSKVQKLLSMMIDEKTVEVDLTTSEDWDVKTITSTLKLYLRSLPEPLMTYGLYQEFISPAKGGSPESRIQAVHCLVHKLPERNRQVLGLLMKHLAKVAAHSKQNLMTVANLGVVFGPTLMRPQEETVAAIMDLKFQNIVVEILIEHNEKIFADAPESCPLSPAAPMFTAPTRQSKKLSRQNRPLAVYNPQALDMQNVSAVSDGPSLATDETSMGSNESVSSQSSSASASETSTERSDHAPVKSGLSSGSNSRSPAAEASLSSAGALGESQPAATTAACDKEKLEESVTSRKAKAVYPCEAEHDSELSFQVGAIFNAVTPSREPGWLEGELEGKRGLIPENYVEML, encoded by the exons AGCTCGGCATGGCACAGCGGAAGTTTGCCCAGTGCCTGGGAGAGTTTCAGTTTGAGTACATCGGAGACGCAAAGACAGACGATGAGAGATGTATTG atgaGTCTTTGCAAGAGTTCTCCTCATTCCTCAAGAACCTAGAAGACCAACGAGAGCTCATG atGAGAAACATAACAGAAACGTTAATGAAACCCCTGGAGAAGTTCAGGAAAGACCATCTTGGTACAGCAAGG GCGGAAAGAAAGAAGTATGAGAAAGAAACGGAGAAGTACTACAGCTCTCTGGAAAAGCTTCTGAATATGTCAGCGAAGAAGAAGGAGCCACAGCTACAAGAG GCAGACTTCCAGGTGGAATCCATGAGGCAGCACTTTCAGGAGGAGTCACTGGACTATGTGTGCAAACTGCAGGAGATCCAAGAGAGGAAGAAGTTTGAGTGTGTGGAGCCG ATGCTGGCCTTCTTTCAGACGGTCTTCACCTTTTATCATCAAGGTTTCGAGCTTGCCAAGGACTTCGACCATTATAAAAGAGCACTGCAgataaatatacaaaat ACAAGAGGTCGATTCGAAGGCACACGGTCAGAGGTGTATGAGCTGATGAAGAGGATCAGGGAGGCGCCTCAAGAATACAGACAGACCAGTGCCATCAGCTGTGAAGGCTACCTCTATGTACAGGAAAAAC ggCCCCCTCCCTTTGGTTCAAGTTGGGTCAAACGCTACAGCACATTTGTCAAAGAGCAGAAGATCCTGCACATGGTGACCTTTGACCACAGATCGGGTGGAAAgatt GGGGAGAAGGAGTCAGTCACGCTCAAATCTTGTGTCCGCAAAACGACAGACATGCTGGACAGGAGGTTCTGCTTAGAGCTCGACATTACAGATCG GCCTGGGACGGTGCTTACAGTACAGGCTCTGTCAGAGGATGACCACAAGTTCTGGATCCAAGCCATGGGTGGGAAGGAACCT ATTGGACACTATCTTGGGAGGACTTACTCTAAAGAAAGAGGAA TTGATGCACAGCTGGATGAAGTGGGTTTGAGTTTTGTAAAGAACTCCATCAGTGCCATAGAAACCAGAG GTATTAATGACCAGGGCCTGTACAGAGTTGTTGGTGTAAGCTCCAAGGTACAGAAGCTGCTTTCAATGATGATAG ATGAGAAGACGGTCGAAGTGGATCTGACTACCAGTGAGGACTGGGACGTAAAGACGATAACGAGTACACTGAAGCTTTATCTGAG gAGCCTACCTGAGCCATTGATGACCTATGGACTTTACCAAGAGTTTATTAGTCCTGCAA AGGGCGGTAGTCCAGAGTCTCGTATCCAAGCCGTCCACTGCCTGGTCCACAAACTACCGGAGAGGAATCGACAAGTCCTCGGGCTGCTTATGAAGCATCTGGCCAA ggTGGCCGCTCACAGTAAACAGAATCTGATGACTGTGGCCAACCTGGGCGTGGTGTTTGGTCCGACATTAATGAGGCCACAGGAGGAGACCGTCGCTGCCATCATGGACCTCAAGTTCCAGAACATCGTGGTAGAGATCCTCATCGAACACAATGAAAAG ATCTTTGCAGATGCTCCAGAGTCATGCCCTCTTTCACCTGCTGCCCCAATGTTCACCGCCCCCACAAGGCAGTCCAAGAAGCTGAGTCGACAAAATCGGCCCCTGGCTGTCTACAATCCACAAGCCCTTGACATGCAGAATG TGTCAGCAGTTTCAGACGGTCCCAGCTTAGCCACAGACGAGACTTCAATGGGCAGCAATGAGTCCGTATCATCCCAGTCATCATCCGCCTCGGCCTCAGAGACATCCACAGAAAGGAGTGACCATGCACCCGTTAAATCCGGCCTCAGCTCGGGCAGCAACTCCAG GTCACCTGCAGCAGAAGCCTCCTTGTCCTCTGCTGGAGCTCTGGGAGAAAGTCAACCTGCTGCCACCACAGCTGCGTGTGACAAAGAAAAGCTGGAGGAGAG TGTCACCAGCAGGAAAGCCAAGGCAGTGTACCCATGTGAGGCTGAGCACGACTCTGAGCTCTCCTTCCAGGTCGGTGCAATATTCAACGCCG TGACCCCGTCCAGAGAGCCCGGCTGGCTTGAGGGCGAGCTGGAGGGAAAGAGGGGCCTCATCCCTGAAAACTACGTAGAGATGCTGTAG
- the arhgap10 gene encoding rho GTPase-activating protein 10 isoform X2, protein MGLHPLEFSECYLDSPSFREKIKAHEAELDKTNRFIKELYKDGKNLINATKQLGMAQRKFAQCLGEFQFEYIGDAKTDDERCIDESLQEFSSFLKNLEDQRELMMRNITETLMKPLEKFRKDHLGTARAERKKYEKETEKYYSSLEKLLNMSAKKKEPQLQEADFQVESMRQHFQEESLDYVCKLQEIQERKKFECVEPMLAFFQTVFTFYHQGFELAKDFDHYKRALQINIQNTRGRFEGTRSEVYELMKRIREAPQEYRQTSAISCEGYLYVQEKRPPPFGSSWVKRYSTFVKEQKILHMVTFDHRSGGKIGEKESVTLKSCVRKTTDMLDRRFCLELDITDRPGTVLTVQALSEDDHKFWIQAMGGKEPIGHYLGRTYSKERGIDAQLDEVGLSFVKNSISAIETRGINDQGLYRVVGVSSKVQKLLSMMIDEKTVEVDLTTSEDWDVKTITSTLKLYLRSLPEPLMTYGLYQEFISPAKGGSPESRIQAVHCLVHKLPERNRQVLGLLMKHLAKVAAHSKQNLMTVANLGVVFGPTLMRPQEETVAAIMDLKFQNIVVEILIEHNEKIFADAPESCPLSPAAPMFTAPTRQSKKLSRQNRPLAVYNPQALDMQNVSAVSDGPSLATDETSMGSNESVSSQSSSASASETSTERSDHAPVKSGLSSGSNSRSPAAEASLSSAGALGESQPAATTAACDKEKLEESDPVQRARLA, encoded by the exons AGCTCGGCATGGCACAGCGGAAGTTTGCCCAGTGCCTGGGAGAGTTTCAGTTTGAGTACATCGGAGACGCAAAGACAGACGATGAGAGATGTATTG atgaGTCTTTGCAAGAGTTCTCCTCATTCCTCAAGAACCTAGAAGACCAACGAGAGCTCATG atGAGAAACATAACAGAAACGTTAATGAAACCCCTGGAGAAGTTCAGGAAAGACCATCTTGGTACAGCAAGG GCGGAAAGAAAGAAGTATGAGAAAGAAACGGAGAAGTACTACAGCTCTCTGGAAAAGCTTCTGAATATGTCAGCGAAGAAGAAGGAGCCACAGCTACAAGAG GCAGACTTCCAGGTGGAATCCATGAGGCAGCACTTTCAGGAGGAGTCACTGGACTATGTGTGCAAACTGCAGGAGATCCAAGAGAGGAAGAAGTTTGAGTGTGTGGAGCCG ATGCTGGCCTTCTTTCAGACGGTCTTCACCTTTTATCATCAAGGTTTCGAGCTTGCCAAGGACTTCGACCATTATAAAAGAGCACTGCAgataaatatacaaaat ACAAGAGGTCGATTCGAAGGCACACGGTCAGAGGTGTATGAGCTGATGAAGAGGATCAGGGAGGCGCCTCAAGAATACAGACAGACCAGTGCCATCAGCTGTGAAGGCTACCTCTATGTACAGGAAAAAC ggCCCCCTCCCTTTGGTTCAAGTTGGGTCAAACGCTACAGCACATTTGTCAAAGAGCAGAAGATCCTGCACATGGTGACCTTTGACCACAGATCGGGTGGAAAgatt GGGGAGAAGGAGTCAGTCACGCTCAAATCTTGTGTCCGCAAAACGACAGACATGCTGGACAGGAGGTTCTGCTTAGAGCTCGACATTACAGATCG GCCTGGGACGGTGCTTACAGTACAGGCTCTGTCAGAGGATGACCACAAGTTCTGGATCCAAGCCATGGGTGGGAAGGAACCT ATTGGACACTATCTTGGGAGGACTTACTCTAAAGAAAGAGGAA TTGATGCACAGCTGGATGAAGTGGGTTTGAGTTTTGTAAAGAACTCCATCAGTGCCATAGAAACCAGAG GTATTAATGACCAGGGCCTGTACAGAGTTGTTGGTGTAAGCTCCAAGGTACAGAAGCTGCTTTCAATGATGATAG ATGAGAAGACGGTCGAAGTGGATCTGACTACCAGTGAGGACTGGGACGTAAAGACGATAACGAGTACACTGAAGCTTTATCTGAG gAGCCTACCTGAGCCATTGATGACCTATGGACTTTACCAAGAGTTTATTAGTCCTGCAA AGGGCGGTAGTCCAGAGTCTCGTATCCAAGCCGTCCACTGCCTGGTCCACAAACTACCGGAGAGGAATCGACAAGTCCTCGGGCTGCTTATGAAGCATCTGGCCAA ggTGGCCGCTCACAGTAAACAGAATCTGATGACTGTGGCCAACCTGGGCGTGGTGTTTGGTCCGACATTAATGAGGCCACAGGAGGAGACCGTCGCTGCCATCATGGACCTCAAGTTCCAGAACATCGTGGTAGAGATCCTCATCGAACACAATGAAAAG ATCTTTGCAGATGCTCCAGAGTCATGCCCTCTTTCACCTGCTGCCCCAATGTTCACCGCCCCCACAAGGCAGTCCAAGAAGCTGAGTCGACAAAATCGGCCCCTGGCTGTCTACAATCCACAAGCCCTTGACATGCAGAATG TGTCAGCAGTTTCAGACGGTCCCAGCTTAGCCACAGACGAGACTTCAATGGGCAGCAATGAGTCCGTATCATCCCAGTCATCATCCGCCTCGGCCTCAGAGACATCCACAGAAAGGAGTGACCATGCACCCGTTAAATCCGGCCTCAGCTCGGGCAGCAACTCCAG GTCACCTGCAGCAGAAGCCTCCTTGTCCTCTGCTGGAGCTCTGGGAGAAAGTCAACCTGCTGCCACCACAGCTGCGTGTGACAAAGAAAAGCTGGAGGAGAG TGACCCCGTCCAGAGAGCCCGGCTGGCTTGA